The Reinekea forsetii genome contains the following window.
CGCTTGGCCCAGCTCATGCCATAGGCCTTGGCGGCCTCGATCTCACCGCGCGGGGTTGCTTCTATGGCGCCGCGGAAGATTTCGGTGGTGTAAGCGGCGGTGTTCAAGGCAAAAGCGATCAAGGCGGGATAGAAAGCCCCCTCGAAAATCACCCACCAGATAGAGTCCTGGAAACCCTCGATCAGGGTCACACCGTAGTAGATCATATAGAGCTGAATCAATAACGGCGTGCCACGGAATATGTAGGTAAAGAACCAAACGGGCCAATTGATAAAGCGGTTTTTCGAGGTGCGCATAATCGCCAAGGGCACCGCCAATAGGCCGCCTACCAAGAGCGAGAGGAACACCAGCTGAACCGTGGTGACAAGTCCGTCCCAGTAGTGATACCAGGTCTCGGGATTACTGAAAATTGAAATGGCCGATTCAATCATTATCTATCCCCTCTCCAGGCCGGCGCTGTAGCGCACATTCAAATGTTTGAACACCAGATCCGACAGGGCCGATATGGCTAAATAGACCAGGGCCGCCGGCAATAAAAACTTAAAGGGTTGACCGGTGCTCTTCGACGCTTCACTGGCCAAGCGGACCATATCGGCCAGACCAATGACACTGACCAGAGCCGTGGTCTTGAGTAGCACCTGCCAATTGTTGGCCAAACCGGGTATGGCGTGGCGCATCATCTGCGGAAACAAAATCCGCCGAAAGACCTTCATCGAACTCATTCCATAGGCTTTCCCGGCTTCAATCTGGCCCACGTCGACAGCCATAATGGCACCGCGAAAGGTCTCTGACATATAGGCCCCAAAGATAAAGCCGATGGTCAGAACGCCGGAGGTGAATTCGTTAAAGGGCAGGAAGATGTCGATCTGCCCGTCGGACACATTGTAGAGCATATCGAAGAAGGCATTGACCATGATCTGGCCGCCGTAAAACAGCAACATCATCCAGACCAAGTCGGGTACGCCGCGAATCAGGGTGGTGTAAAAGATTGAAACACCCTTGGCCAGTCTATTATTCGACATTCTACCCAAGGCGCCAAATAGGCCGAGAATGA
Protein-coding sequences here:
- a CDS encoding ABC transporter permease — encoded protein: MIESAISIFSNPETWYHYWDGLVTTVQLVFLSLLVGGLLAVPLAIMRTSKNRFINWPVWFFTYIFRGTPLLIQLYMIYYGVTLIEGFQDSIWWVIFEGAFYPALIAFALNTAAYTTEIFRGAIEATPRGEIEAAKAYGMSWAKRMRRIILPSAFRRAIPAYSNEVIFMLHASSIASLVTLIDLLGAARDIYARYYAPFEAFISIGLVYLCITFGILAIFKQIEKRMLGHLQPR
- a CDS encoding ABC transporter permease; its protein translation is MFDFQGYGPGIFGGAILTIELALLSLVLAFILGLFGALGRMSNNRLAKGVSIFYTTLIRGVPDLVWMMLLFYGGQIMVNAFFDMLYNVSDGQIDIFLPFNEFTSGVLTIGFIFGAYMSETFRGAIMAVDVGQIEAGKAYGMSSMKVFRRILFPQMMRHAIPGLANNWQVLLKTTALVSVIGLADMVRLASEASKSTGQPFKFLLPAALVYLAISALSDLVFKHLNVRYSAGLERG